One Pantoea trifolii DNA segment encodes these proteins:
- a CDS encoding PDDEXK family nuclease codes for MGLFTLEEQEFREVSKTTFVRESILERRDIQSALARKIGHFVPDCMVIQEEFNNWEDSHRRIDLLCIDKNFNLVVVELKRDEQGAHMELQALRYAAMVSQMTFHETAECYQKYLDKEGVEKNAENEILNFCEREENEIADFNTQVRIVLISADFSKEITNTVLWLNNNGLNISCFRLSPYLHLNKLLVNFEQIIPLPEAKDFLVRQKRKEIEAMKANEKSEKDYSKFVFKGAIYNKRNLAFELMSDWISENEPENITSIVSIFGKDIHRSLIKSEPDVTQSRLKRFHEASVELASGETVLITNQWSIGSIQRLITKFETFGYKIIAQRPE; via the coding sequence ATGGGGTTGTTCACCTTAGAAGAGCAGGAATTTCGGGAAGTTTCGAAAACGACATTTGTGCGCGAATCAATTCTTGAACGCAGAGATATCCAGTCGGCCTTAGCCAGAAAGATCGGCCATTTTGTTCCTGACTGCATGGTCATTCAAGAAGAGTTTAATAACTGGGAGGACAGTCATCGCAGGATCGATTTGCTCTGCATCGATAAAAACTTCAACCTGGTCGTTGTTGAGCTTAAACGTGATGAACAGGGCGCCCATATGGAGCTTCAGGCATTAAGGTATGCTGCTATGGTTTCGCAAATGACTTTTCATGAAACTGCTGAGTGCTACCAAAAATATCTCGATAAAGAAGGTGTCGAGAAAAATGCAGAGAATGAAATCCTCAATTTCTGTGAGAGAGAAGAAAACGAAATCGCTGACTTTAATACCCAAGTACGGATTGTATTAATATCAGCTGATTTCTCTAAAGAGATCACCAACACAGTCCTGTGGCTTAACAACAATGGCCTTAATATCAGCTGTTTCAGGCTAAGTCCATATCTTCATCTAAACAAGCTGCTGGTGAATTTCGAACAAATAATCCCGTTGCCAGAGGCAAAAGATTTCCTTGTCCGACAAAAGCGCAAAGAAATAGAAGCCATGAAGGCAAATGAAAAATCGGAGAAGGATTACTCTAAATTTGTCTTTAAAGGCGCTATATATAATAAGCGTAACCTGGCTTTTGAGCTAATGAGCGACTGGATATCGGAGAATGAGCCTGAGAATATAACTTCTATAGTATCGATCTTTGGAAAGGATATTCATCGCAGTCTTATAAAATCGGAACCCGACGTAACTCAGTCACGGCTAAAGCGTTTCCACGAGGCTTCTGTTGAGCTTGCATCCGGCGAGACGGTACTGATTACCAACCAATGGAGTATCGGCTCCATACAACGACTGATTACAAAATTTGAGACGTTTGGTTATAAAATAATCGCGCAACGACCTGAATAA
- a CDS encoding serine hydrolase domain-containing protein encodes MHKRLLQPILMAASLSAIALSFTSHSFAAETQNCGGVMLQSCPQPFDKKLPDPHQMLSWSQAERVVGFRNDYRNYAGDVFHHGDSTALKAASKPLTDASYTFNGKRYSLSDYLKRENVSGMLVLKNGKIAYKYLGAGNTDQTLWTSRSVGKSVVSTLVGIAIKQGKIHSLDDRVTDYEPDLKGTAWDGVTLKQLIQHTSGVAWNEDYTNPNSDFAHLTQCEARPGTYDCVRNIIRQLHRAHPAGESWSYSSGGAWLLGDVLEKATGMSIASWLEQSIWKPYGMASDGVWHAYAKGQHDVGAHGFNATLEDWGRFGLFIMNEGRLPNGQQMLPDHWLDDASNWTQARNSLSAAHPEGTYGYQWWNNAVAANAQHVAPTADKSLKNSLWALGIYGQVIMVNRAENLVIVQWSTWPEAEPKMNAQPLEAALMFSAIAQQLAD; translated from the coding sequence ATGCATAAACGTCTTTTACAACCGATCCTGATGGCCGCATCGCTGAGCGCGATCGCCCTTTCCTTCACCTCACACTCCTTCGCGGCGGAAACACAGAATTGCGGTGGCGTAATGCTGCAATCTTGTCCGCAGCCTTTTGATAAGAAGCTGCCGGATCCGCATCAGATGCTGAGCTGGAGCCAGGCCGAGCGTGTGGTGGGATTCCGCAATGATTATCGCAACTATGCGGGCGATGTATTTCATCATGGCGATTCAACGGCTTTGAAAGCCGCCAGTAAGCCGCTGACCGACGCCTCTTACACCTTCAACGGCAAACGCTATTCGTTGTCCGACTACCTGAAAAGGGAAAATGTCAGCGGCATGCTGGTGCTGAAGAACGGGAAAATTGCCTATAAGTATCTCGGCGCAGGCAATACCGACCAGACATTATGGACGTCTCGTTCAGTGGGTAAATCGGTGGTTTCCACGCTGGTAGGTATCGCCATCAAGCAAGGTAAAATCCATTCGCTTGACGATCGGGTAACGGATTACGAGCCGGATCTCAAAGGCACCGCCTGGGATGGCGTCACGCTGAAGCAATTGATCCAGCACACTTCCGGTGTCGCCTGGAACGAGGATTACACCAATCCTAACTCTGACTTTGCGCATCTGACGCAGTGTGAAGCGCGCCCTGGCACCTACGATTGCGTGCGCAATATCATCAGGCAACTGCATCGCGCACATCCGGCGGGAGAATCCTGGTCGTACTCATCCGGCGGTGCGTGGTTGCTCGGCGATGTACTGGAGAAAGCCACCGGCATGTCAATCGCCTCCTGGCTGGAGCAATCCATCTGGAAGCCTTACGGCATGGCCAGCGATGGCGTATGGCATGCTTATGCCAAAGGCCAGCACGACGTTGGCGCACATGGCTTTAACGCCACGCTGGAAGATTGGGGCCGCTTCGGCTTGTTCATCATGAATGAGGGTCGTTTGCCAAATGGTCAGCAGATGTTGCCCGATCACTGGCTGGATGATGCATCCAACTGGACGCAGGCGCGCAACTCGCTATCCGCCGCTCATCCTGAAGGCACTTATGGCTATCAATGGTGGAACAACGCGGTTGCCGCCAATGCGCAACATGTCGCTCCCACCGCCGATAAATCGTTGAAAAATTCACTGTGGGCGCTGGGTATTTATGGTCAGGTGATTATGGTGAACCGTGCTGAAAACCTGGTGATCGTGCAATGGTCAACCTGGCCTGAAGCTGAACCAAAGATGAATGCTC
- a CDS encoding LeoA/HP0731 family dynamin-like GTPase has product MEKTLDIFKAQQFRNVHILDELTAFLEQGEKVGVPVDVQLINKIEAAKENATNGKLKIALIGGFSEGKTSIAAAWMGRLDKASMNISHQESSNEVKVYDVGSDFVLIDTPGLFGFKEQFNEDTRAVEKYKDMTKKYISEAHLILYVMNSTNPIKESHKADLEWLFRTLNLLDRTVFVLSRFDEVADVEDEDDYAANVEVKRQNVHARLDDLIALTQSEHDALNIVAVAANPFDMGTEYWLDNPEKFRALSHISELQDATSGKIEKSGGALALSEETKKSVIRDILTRKLPEAIANDVRIRQEVEDLSSIHVRLSKELLIMQRDIAEARVSLNNFVLDYFKDLILRAQGLSLETYMEFFESEIGEQGIIIDTRLDNEFARRVQSVNNAIQKIHLGYNAEINHYNGNMAAMGKQGLNYVVKSNFINSATVIAARDGVVSVGRMAGLELGKLLKFKPWGAIKFAKGLNGALVFAGVALEVWDTYNQAKREAQFKKMIDAMISNFKQQRDGVISVLGGSDFARDYFTGFALMQDEMASLERAMLAIQEQQSLFARWRADAEAIDAEYTRLND; this is encoded by the coding sequence ATGGAAAAAACGCTGGATATTTTTAAAGCGCAGCAGTTCCGCAATGTTCACATTCTGGATGAACTCACCGCCTTTCTTGAGCAGGGTGAAAAGGTCGGCGTCCCGGTCGATGTGCAGCTCATCAATAAAATTGAGGCTGCCAAAGAGAATGCTACGAACGGGAAATTAAAAATCGCGCTGATTGGAGGATTCTCTGAAGGGAAAACCTCAATAGCTGCCGCCTGGATGGGGCGTCTAGATAAAGCCAGCATGAATATCAGCCATCAGGAATCCTCCAACGAAGTCAAAGTATACGACGTGGGATCGGACTTTGTCCTGATTGACACGCCCGGGTTGTTTGGCTTCAAAGAGCAGTTCAACGAAGACACCCGGGCGGTCGAAAAATACAAGGACATGACCAAAAAATACATCAGTGAGGCGCATTTGATCCTCTATGTCATGAACTCCACCAACCCGATAAAAGAGAGCCATAAGGCCGATCTTGAATGGCTGTTCCGCACCCTAAACCTGCTTGACCGTACGGTGTTCGTTCTAAGCCGCTTCGATGAAGTCGCGGACGTTGAGGATGAGGACGATTACGCCGCCAACGTAGAGGTGAAGCGCCAGAACGTGCACGCGCGCTTGGACGACCTGATCGCGCTCACCCAGTCGGAACATGATGCGCTCAATATCGTTGCCGTCGCGGCTAACCCTTTTGATATGGGGACCGAATACTGGCTAGATAATCCGGAGAAATTCCGTGCGCTGTCTCATATCAGTGAACTGCAAGACGCGACGAGCGGCAAGATTGAAAAAAGCGGGGGAGCACTGGCGCTGAGTGAAGAAACGAAAAAAAGTGTTATCAGGGATATCCTGACACGGAAGCTGCCGGAAGCCATCGCAAATGATGTGCGTATCCGACAGGAAGTTGAAGATCTCTCATCCATTCATGTCCGGCTCAGCAAAGAACTGCTAATCATGCAGCGCGATATCGCGGAAGCGCGTGTCAGTCTCAATAACTTTGTACTCGACTACTTTAAAGATTTGATACTTCGCGCCCAGGGCCTGAGCCTCGAAACCTATATGGAGTTTTTCGAGAGTGAAATCGGTGAGCAAGGCATCATCATTGATACCCGGTTGGACAACGAGTTCGCCCGCCGCGTGCAGTCCGTTAACAATGCCATCCAGAAGATACATCTGGGCTACAACGCTGAAATCAATCACTACAACGGCAATATGGCGGCCATGGGGAAGCAGGGACTGAATTATGTCGTTAAGAGTAATTTCATTAACAGTGCAACAGTGATTGCCGCTCGTGATGGGGTGGTGTCCGTTGGCAGAATGGCCGGGTTAGAGCTGGGAAAACTACTGAAGTTTAAACCCTGGGGGGCCATTAAATTTGCTAAAGGCTTGAACGGGGCGCTGGTGTTTGCCGGCGTGGCGCTGGAAGTGTGGGATACCTACAACCAGGCAAAGCGTGAGGCGCAGTTCAAAAAAATGATCGACGCCATGATTTCGAACTTTAAGCAGCAACGCGATGGGGTGATCAGTGTGCTGGGAGGAAGTGATTTCGCACGCGATTATTTTACTGGTTTCGCACTGATGCAGGATGAAATGGCGAGCCTTGAACGCGCAATGCTGGCGATCCAGGAGCAGCAGTCTCTCTTTGCCCGCTGGCGTGCGGATGCGGAAGCGATTGACGCGGAATACACGCGTTTGAACGATTAA
- a CDS encoding PA4780 family RIO1-like protein kinase, with the protein MKIPNRLQPLVDDGLVDEVLQRLRSGKEADVYTVLTGGKIQCAKVYKDATQRSFKQAVHYQEGRKVRNSRNSRAMQKGSKFGRKQQEETWQSAEVDALFRLANAGVRVPQPYICIDGVLLMELVTDAEGLVAPRLSDVFLSKENAMKDFDTMIRNIVRMLCAGIVHGDLSEFNVLQDANGPVIIDLPQAVDAAANNHAESMFERDVNNITAYYGQYAPQILQTRYAKEIWQLYEDGKLTPETPLTGLFVEELHEVDMNSLMDEIIAAEDEFYDRQRAAKERDEE; encoded by the coding sequence ATGAAAATCCCAAACCGACTCCAGCCTCTCGTCGATGATGGCCTGGTAGATGAAGTACTACAGAGACTAAGAAGCGGCAAAGAAGCTGACGTTTATACCGTGTTAACGGGCGGCAAAATCCAATGTGCCAAAGTGTACAAGGACGCCACGCAACGAAGTTTTAAGCAGGCCGTGCATTATCAGGAAGGACGTAAAGTCCGTAACAGCCGCAATTCACGTGCGATGCAAAAAGGGTCGAAATTCGGGCGTAAGCAGCAAGAAGAGACCTGGCAAAGTGCCGAAGTGGATGCGTTATTCCGTCTGGCGAATGCCGGCGTACGCGTCCCACAGCCCTACATTTGCATCGATGGCGTATTGTTGATGGAGCTGGTCACAGATGCAGAAGGCCTGGTTGCGCCACGCCTGAGTGATGTGTTCCTCTCCAAAGAGAATGCCATGAAGGATTTCGATACCATGATCCGCAATATCGTGCGCATGCTGTGCGCCGGTATTGTTCATGGCGATCTGTCGGAATTCAACGTGCTGCAGGACGCCAACGGACCGGTCATTATCGACTTGCCACAAGCTGTCGATGCCGCCGCAAATAATCACGCAGAATCGATGTTTGAGCGCGATGTGAATAACATCACCGCCTATTACGGGCAATACGCTCCTCAAATTTTGCAAACGCGCTATGCGAAAGAGATCTGGCAGTTATATGAAGACGGAAAGCTAACGCCAGAAACGCCGCTTACCGGTCTCTTCGTAGAAGAGTTGCATGAAGTGGATATGAATTCGCTGATGGATGAGATCATCGCCGCCGAGGATGAGTTCTACGATCGTCAGCGCGCGGCTAAAGAACGCGACGAGGAATAA
- a CDS encoding LysR family transcriptional regulator, translated as MTALRYSFSQIEAFATIAETGSISKAALLLGKDRTTVRDLLDYLEDALGYTLFLREGRRLLLTEKGQQLHRQAHLFLRQAQAFESYARALPVAVEQELVLVYDPFIPHAFLHAVIEYMAEKNIRFNAWSCTRDEAEAALKNGTAHVAICQAQHRTLGNEMEWQALGTIELNFFAAHTLFREQQQPVTLLDLSLIPQLLMHPHHDEQISRRLQISGKCLFVNDRAILQHLLESGAGWGFLPMHFQAQQWRNVQLLPTEVGNQGLNVTLVTLWNPGGNKHAIAEAFIASLPELWSRIYSSSRSLAAR; from the coding sequence ATGACCGCGTTGCGCTACTCTTTTTCGCAGATTGAAGCCTTTGCCACGATTGCTGAAACCGGCAGCATTTCGAAAGCTGCCCTGTTGCTGGGGAAGGATCGTACCACGGTGCGTGACCTTCTGGATTATCTTGAAGATGCGTTGGGTTACACGCTGTTCTTACGGGAAGGGCGCAGGTTACTGCTAACGGAAAAAGGCCAACAGCTGCATCGTCAGGCGCATCTTTTTCTGCGTCAGGCGCAGGCATTTGAATCCTACGCGCGTGCATTGCCTGTTGCCGTCGAGCAGGAACTGGTGCTGGTTTACGATCCTTTTATTCCGCACGCTTTTCTTCACGCTGTGATTGAATATATGGCTGAGAAGAACATCCGTTTTAACGCATGGAGTTGTACGCGTGATGAGGCTGAAGCGGCGCTCAAAAATGGGACGGCGCATGTTGCTATCTGCCAGGCGCAGCATCGTACGTTGGGAAATGAGATGGAATGGCAGGCGCTCGGAACCATCGAACTTAATTTTTTCGCCGCCCACACGCTGTTCCGCGAACAGCAGCAACCGGTGACGCTGCTCGATCTGTCACTGATTCCGCAGTTGCTAATGCATCCCCACCACGATGAACAGATTAGCCGACGCCTGCAAATTTCTGGCAAGTGCCTGTTCGTTAACGATCGCGCCATCCTGCAGCATTTGCTGGAAAGTGGTGCGGGTTGGGGATTCCTGCCGATGCATTTTCAGGCTCAGCAGTGGCGCAATGTGCAGCTATTGCCCACCGAAGTCGGCAATCAGGGATTGAATGTTACGCTGGTAACGTTATGGAATCCCGGGGGCAATAAACATGCGATAGCCGAGGCGTTTATTGCCAGCCTGCCCGAGCTGTGGAGCCGCATTTATTCCTCGTCGCGTTCTTTAGCCGCGCGCTGA
- a CDS encoding P-loop NTPase family protein, protein MSVASETSAQVYKKISQEVERIIDNLTLPVNDPSLKKANSNARLQLGCFQTRLDEAIDSLSSNAEWETFTIAFYGETNAGKSTVIEALRILLKEETKLARQADFRQFQQQHDLSPEALENADRALKENEALAISLSQALAEVRGRYLDREAELGKELSQLSVLIEDQKKRWSVIRRLLALWISSPEQKQQLQVKKQQQALEAEIRQETQSLAVQQADCDAQRQTMLKQRARLDEKFAELNALADGEIIGTGMSDFTLDATLYPFESCGHRFALLDVPGIEGKESKVREQIQRAVEKAHAVFYVTSKATAPQKGDEANPGTLEKIRTHLNAQTEVWTLFNKRVTNAMALGSSLVNEDEAQSLQDLDEKMREQLGDNYRQTLVVSAMPAFLSLAEHLVPCGSNAKSRDKFLKAFTPEELLEKTGISALARVLTQQLVADSKAKITRSNTQKTSVVLDDIAAQVSALQSDTYAKIARQLNEDKNSAHKQLDHALKSLRQRLIDRAEESVSRFRNQARERIYKVIDGDISNDRFKSELEASISLEHGSLEKLLPGVLKAELERFQLEISDIVAQFQQHARGILKTFSRLLTHKFSSNIPLTIDIDNGINVTGLLATLAGGALLFWNPAGWLVLGPALANLAFAAYKALRSMISSSYKMSQQKQSADKNLSNVAAHMNDAIVDGIQKAFPELQEKIAEIKDMLEEPVKQVSGINKILIQAAAGLRLLSTEIDFSGAK, encoded by the coding sequence ATGTCTGTTGCCAGTGAGACCTCCGCACAGGTCTATAAAAAAATCTCGCAGGAAGTAGAACGGATTATCGACAACCTGACTCTGCCTGTAAATGACCCTTCCCTAAAAAAAGCTAATAGCAATGCCCGCCTTCAACTGGGGTGTTTCCAGACGCGGCTGGACGAGGCAATCGACAGCCTGAGTTCTAACGCCGAGTGGGAAACTTTCACCATCGCCTTTTACGGGGAAACAAATGCGGGGAAATCAACGGTCATCGAGGCGCTGCGCATCCTGCTTAAAGAGGAAACCAAACTCGCCAGGCAGGCAGATTTTCGTCAGTTTCAGCAGCAGCACGATCTCTCACCTGAGGCGCTTGAAAATGCTGACCGGGCTTTAAAAGAAAACGAAGCATTGGCAATCTCTCTCAGTCAGGCTCTGGCGGAGGTGCGAGGGCGATATTTAGATCGCGAAGCTGAACTCGGGAAAGAGTTGTCGCAGCTGAGCGTGTTGATTGAGGATCAGAAGAAGCGCTGGTCCGTGATACGCCGGCTGCTGGCTCTGTGGATATCATCACCAGAGCAAAAGCAGCAGCTACAGGTGAAGAAACAGCAGCAGGCATTAGAGGCAGAAATTCGTCAGGAGACACAATCGCTTGCCGTGCAGCAAGCGGACTGTGATGCACAACGGCAAACGATGTTGAAGCAGCGCGCGCGGTTGGATGAAAAGTTTGCCGAACTGAACGCGCTGGCGGACGGTGAAATCATCGGTACGGGTATGTCCGATTTCACCTTAGACGCCACTCTCTATCCTTTTGAGTCATGCGGTCATCGCTTTGCCCTGCTGGACGTACCCGGTATTGAAGGTAAGGAGAGCAAGGTGCGCGAGCAAATACAGCGGGCGGTCGAGAAAGCGCACGCCGTTTTTTACGTCACTAGTAAAGCCACGGCGCCACAGAAAGGTGATGAAGCCAATCCCGGGACACTGGAGAAAATCAGGACACATCTCAATGCGCAGACTGAAGTCTGGACGCTGTTTAATAAGCGTGTAACGAATGCTATGGCCCTCGGAAGTTCCCTGGTTAACGAGGATGAAGCGCAGAGTCTTCAGGATCTGGACGAGAAAATGCGCGAGCAGTTGGGTGACAACTATCGTCAAACGCTGGTTGTCAGCGCCATGCCTGCGTTTCTCAGTCTGGCCGAACATTTGGTCCCCTGCGGGTCCAACGCGAAGAGTCGCGATAAGTTCCTGAAAGCCTTTACCCCGGAAGAATTGCTCGAAAAAACGGGCATTTCAGCGCTTGCGCGCGTTCTGACCCAACAGCTTGTCGCCGACAGCAAGGCAAAAATTACTCGATCGAACACACAGAAAACCAGCGTTGTGCTGGATGATATTGCTGCACAGGTAAGTGCGCTGCAGTCGGACACCTACGCAAAAATTGCCCGACAGCTTAATGAGGACAAAAACAGCGCACACAAGCAGCTTGATCACGCACTGAAATCACTGCGGCAGCGTCTGATTGACCGCGCGGAGGAGAGCGTTAGCCGGTTCCGCAACCAGGCGCGCGAACGTATCTATAAAGTGATTGACGGTGATATCAGTAATGATCGCTTCAAAAGTGAGCTGGAGGCATCGATCAGCCTGGAGCACGGTTCGCTTGAAAAGTTGCTTCCAGGAGTACTGAAAGCCGAACTTGAGCGCTTTCAATTAGAGATCAGTGACATTGTTGCGCAATTTCAGCAGCACGCCCGCGGGATCCTCAAAACTTTCTCACGCCTCCTGACGCACAAATTCAGCAGCAATATTCCCCTCACGATTGATATCGATAACGGCATCAATGTCACGGGCCTTCTGGCGACACTCGCGGGCGGCGCGCTGCTTTTCTGGAATCCCGCCGGATGGCTTGTCCTTGGCCCGGCGCTGGCGAACCTGGCATTTGCGGCCTACAAAGCCCTGCGCAGCATGATCAGCTCCAGTTACAAAATGTCGCAGCAGAAGCAGTCCGCTGACAAAAATCTCAGCAACGTGGCGGCCCACATGAACGATGCCATTGTCGACGGCATTCAGAAAGCCTTCCCGGAGCTGCAGGAGAAGATCGCTGAGATTAAAGACATGCTGGAGGAGCCTGTGAAACAGGTATCGGGCATCAATAAGATCCTGATCCAGGCCGCGGCCGGATTACGCCTTTTATCCACTGAAATTGATTTTTCTGGAGCGAAATAA
- a CDS encoding PDDEXK-like family protein, protein MDILALEALLNQMKNLPQPRKTEANIFSSGARGHYENPVSDLLAFFLDPDGGHGLGPLAAEALFSCLGLADTFNAELSAPPQREVSTERGNRIDILLEGDDWVMIIENKVWHLQNNPFGDYLTCLQQGAYQGKTPLCVVLSPNGSAPEGWVGASYRQLTDALSSRIGEAYMASSLNKWLVILREYVLHLESLVSHPAVTTETEAFVLTNLHRIAEIEELKKTVIKTLSGECQRYLTEHFSDRGYEIKARLTNWYGFPVLRFKCSHWLSPSDVVLYLNGTVDEWFEVITYACDLENEQMREQAIAMLNVEGSEEEYEEEANGRILGFFSCHASQETLKSELLSDLAKRMTLLDNFEREHR, encoded by the coding sequence ATGGACATATTAGCGCTGGAAGCGTTGCTGAACCAGATGAAAAACCTTCCCCAGCCACGTAAAACGGAAGCGAACATTTTTTCCTCAGGTGCCCGCGGGCACTATGAAAATCCGGTCAGCGATTTGCTGGCCTTCTTTCTCGATCCCGATGGTGGTCATGGGCTGGGGCCGCTGGCGGCAGAGGCGCTGTTCAGCTGCTTGGGGCTGGCAGATACGTTCAACGCCGAACTGTCCGCACCGCCTCAGCGTGAGGTCAGCACTGAAAGAGGGAACCGGATCGACATCCTGCTTGAGGGTGATGACTGGGTGATGATCATCGAAAACAAGGTCTGGCACCTGCAGAATAACCCCTTTGGCGATTACCTCACCTGCCTGCAACAGGGGGCATATCAGGGCAAAACGCCCCTTTGCGTGGTGTTATCACCCAACGGTTCTGCGCCTGAGGGATGGGTTGGGGCCAGTTACCGGCAGCTTACCGATGCATTGTCTTCGCGGATCGGGGAAGCCTACATGGCTTCATCATTAAACAAATGGCTGGTCATACTGCGCGAGTATGTTCTGCATCTGGAGTCACTTGTGAGCCACCCTGCTGTTACAACTGAAACCGAAGCGTTTGTTCTGACGAATCTCCACCGCATTGCAGAAATAGAAGAGCTTAAGAAAACCGTCATTAAAACGTTGTCAGGAGAATGCCAGCGTTATCTTACTGAACATTTCAGCGACAGGGGCTATGAGATCAAAGCCCGTCTGACTAACTGGTATGGCTTTCCGGTGCTGCGATTTAAATGTTCCCACTGGCTCTCACCCTCAGATGTGGTTCTTTATCTGAACGGAACGGTGGATGAGTGGTTTGAAGTGATCACTTACGCCTGCGATCTTGAAAATGAGCAGATGCGTGAACAAGCAATCGCGATGCTCAACGTTGAGGGGAGTGAGGAAGAGTATGAGGAAGAAGCCAACGGAAGAATTTTAGGTTTCTTTTCCTGCCATGCCTCGCAGGAAACACTTAAATCTGAGTTGCTTTCGGATCTGGCAAAGCGGATGACGTTACTGGATAACTTTGAGCGTGAGCACCGCTGA
- a CDS encoding potassium channel family protein produces the protein MKKMPLQTEHLISDDDESSVNPPDVKYELSSTIGKLIQKATYIDLIIGAIIAILLASTLITLFGKLNNSDGFIDSIYYSFVTFTTLGYGDLTPVGFARFISVLLTLSGLLFTSLLIGKFASERQQAMLLLIHTSDCQRRIDAFCIELYKLNDELISAFSAQNVPLTQSTLKTITSRFEASSNYIIFHANQSDLTGFGNDSVLMKFYHVLNLIQESCHTIQTHKQSFPDELIFNRSLALAKRSCSLISIMYKLHVRSMKSYGYTDALLIKVKNKLPSKEVNPRSLSSLVTVYNLVRLFIYNKLENITATKEYNDNDSLLVGIRKIKRLMQERLSEIIVSHKTIINPKLLNEVYDLMPEGNKTNWGKGIHRSIAANLTISNRLAQSAIDTLIAQKKLPRYPRR, from the coding sequence ATGAAAAAAATGCCACTACAAACAGAACATCTCATTTCTGATGATGACGAATCATCAGTCAACCCACCAGATGTTAAATATGAACTGTCATCTACGATCGGAAAGTTAATTCAAAAGGCCACATACATTGACTTAATTATAGGTGCTATAATTGCTATATTGCTGGCTTCGACTTTAATCACGCTTTTTGGAAAGTTAAATAATTCCGATGGCTTTATCGATTCGATTTATTACAGTTTTGTGACATTTACAACGCTAGGTTATGGGGATCTTACTCCTGTCGGGTTTGCTCGTTTTATATCAGTATTACTTACATTAAGTGGATTGCTTTTCACATCATTATTGATAGGTAAATTTGCATCTGAACGGCAGCAAGCCATGCTGCTTTTAATACACACAAGCGACTGCCAGAGACGCATTGATGCCTTTTGTATTGAGCTTTATAAGCTCAATGATGAGCTCATAAGTGCATTTAGTGCACAGAATGTCCCGCTAACACAATCTACATTGAAAACAATAACATCACGATTTGAAGCTAGCTCTAATTATATTATTTTTCATGCTAATCAGTCTGACTTGACGGGATTTGGCAATGATTCTGTACTTATGAAATTTTACCATGTACTTAATCTGATTCAGGAAAGTTGCCACACAATTCAAACACATAAACAGTCTTTTCCTGACGAGTTGATATTTAATCGTAGTTTAGCACTTGCAAAAAGAAGTTGTTCATTAATTAGTATTATGTATAAATTGCATGTGCGCTCAATGAAAAGTTATGGTTACACCGATGCACTCCTCATCAAAGTTAAAAATAAATTACCCTCAAAAGAAGTCAATCCTAGATCACTTTCTTCCTTAGTTACTGTTTATAATCTCGTAAGATTATTTATATATAATAAGCTGGAAAACATCACAGCCACAAAAGAATATAATGACAATGACAGTTTGTTGGTGGGGATAAGAAAAATAAAAAGACTGATGCAGGAACGGTTGAGTGAAATTATTGTATCACATAAAACTATCATAAACCCTAAGCTACTTAATGAAGTTTATGATTTAATGCCTGAAGGAAATAAAACTAACTGGGGAAAAGGCATACATAGAAGCATAGCTGCTAATCTGACAATCTCAAATAGGCTCGCCCAGTCCGCAATAGATACTTTAATCGCGCAAAAAAAATTGCCTCGCTATCCACGCAGATGA